The proteins below are encoded in one region of Myxococcales bacterium:
- a CDS encoding radical SAM protein, with amino-acid sequence MLMVSDLLRAASDPSAPAQLEQRSPDRYAEPERGVPVVVWNVVGHCNLSCPHCYASASKQPSPDDLTTEQGLALLDALADAGTKVVIFSGGEPMLRKDLFELIERATSLGLIPQLSSNGVFIDDEVARRLKDVGVKYVGISIDGMRDFNDRYRGLTGGFRRASDGLVASRRAGIKTGLRITLSKLNASELEPLIDHAATLGVERFYVSHLLYSGRAFRMGDDDLSPAESRSALDRLFSRAKLQLESGVGPDIVTGGNDSDGPALLAFIRQELGGDAATRVERLLLLRRGNSAGEKIINVDHLGRVHPDQFWQAATFGNVREDSLAQILAHPLRAQLRERTRHLTGRCGSCNYVEHCRGSHRERALAHSRDMWASDPACVMTDAEIGFVSQESHPA; translated from the coding sequence ATGTTGATGGTGAGCGATCTCTTACGGGCCGCGAGCGACCCTTCGGCGCCGGCACAGCTCGAGCAACGGTCGCCCGACCGCTACGCCGAACCCGAGCGTGGCGTTCCGGTGGTGGTCTGGAACGTCGTTGGCCACTGCAACCTGTCGTGCCCGCACTGTTATGCCTCCGCCTCCAAACAACCGTCCCCCGACGATCTGACCACCGAGCAGGGCCTCGCGTTGCTCGACGCGCTCGCGGACGCGGGAACCAAGGTGGTGATCTTCAGCGGCGGCGAGCCGATGCTACGCAAGGACCTGTTCGAGCTGATCGAGCGAGCGACCTCCCTCGGGCTCATCCCCCAGCTCTCGAGCAACGGAGTGTTCATTGACGACGAGGTCGCCCGGCGACTGAAGGACGTCGGCGTCAAGTACGTCGGGATCAGCATCGACGGGATGCGGGACTTCAATGATCGCTATCGCGGCTTGACCGGCGGTTTCCGGCGGGCAAGCGACGGGCTCGTGGCGTCCCGGCGGGCGGGCATCAAGACGGGGCTTCGGATCACACTCTCGAAGCTCAACGCGAGTGAGCTCGAGCCGCTGATCGATCACGCGGCCACGCTCGGAGTCGAGCGGTTCTACGTGTCACACCTGCTGTACTCGGGGCGGGCATTTCGGATGGGGGACGACGATCTCTCTCCGGCGGAGTCTCGGTCGGCGCTGGATCGACTATTTTCCCGCGCGAAGCTTCAGCTCGAGTCCGGCGTCGGGCCCGACATCGTCACCGGTGGGAACGACTCGGATGGGCCTGCGCTGCTTGCCTTCATCCGACAAGAGCTGGGGGGCGACGCCGCCACCCGCGTCGAACGGCTGCTCTTGCTTCGGCGCGGCAACTCGGCTGGCGAAAAGATCATCAACGTCGATCACCTCGGGCGGGTCCATCCCGACCAGTTCTGGCAAGCCGCTACGTTCGGCAACGTGCGTGAGGACTCGTTGGCGCAGATCCTGGCGCACCCGCTCAGGGCTCAGCTCCGGGAGCGGACGCGACACCTCACCGGGCGCTGCGGCAGCTGCAACTACGTCGAGCATTGCCGGGGCTCGCACCGCGAACGCGCGCTGGCCCACTCCCGCGACATGTGGGCGTCCGATCCGGCTTGTGTGATGACCGACGCCGAGATCGGCTTCGTTTCCCAGGAGTCACATCCCGCATGA
- a CDS encoding SDR family oxidoreductase, whose product MLLRGKTAVITGGGRGIGSAVAHALSRAGARLLVAARSRDQVERVAAELTRDGFEAHATTCDVTQEDSVEALLAHASQKLGPVDILINNAGIASSAPIKATTLDDWNRVLAVNATGPFLCTRAFIAGMAERRWGRVVNVASITSRMGAPYVGAYTASKHAVLGFTRVAAAEYADKGVTINAVCPGYVDTEMTQASVDRVVDKTQLDRDGALAAILKTANQKRLIRPDEVAFVVASLCAEQAGGINGQAIVIDGGGLLS is encoded by the coding sequence ATGCTGCTTCGAGGCAAAACCGCGGTCATCACCGGCGGCGGACGCGGGATCGGCTCGGCGGTGGCACATGCGCTCAGCCGAGCGGGCGCACGGCTGCTGGTCGCGGCCCGCTCCCGGGATCAGGTGGAGCGCGTCGCGGCGGAGCTCACCCGGGACGGCTTCGAGGCTCACGCAACGACCTGCGACGTGACCCAGGAGGACAGTGTCGAGGCGTTGCTCGCCCACGCCAGCCAGAAACTCGGCCCGGTCGACATCCTGATCAACAACGCCGGCATCGCGAGCTCGGCGCCGATCAAGGCAACGACCCTGGACGACTGGAATCGCGTGCTTGCCGTGAACGCCACGGGACCGTTCTTGTGCACGCGAGCGTTCATCGCTGGCATGGCGGAGCGGCGCTGGGGCCGCGTCGTCAACGTGGCCTCGATCACTTCACGCATGGGCGCGCCCTACGTCGGCGCCTACACGGCGTCCAAACATGCCGTGCTCGGCTTCACCCGGGTTGCCGCCGCCGAGTACGCGGACAAGGGTGTGACCATCAACGCAGTGTGCCCTGGCTACGTCGATACGGAGATGACGCAGGCTTCCGTTGATCGCGTGGTCGACAAGACTCAGCTCGACCGCGACGGCGCCCTGGCCGCAATCTTGAAGACCGCGAATCAAAAACGACTGATCCGCCCGGATGAAGTGGCGTTCGTCGTGGCGTCGCTGTGTGCCGAACAAGCCGGCGGAATCAACGGACAAGCCATCGTGATCGATGGCGGAGGGCTGCTTTCATGA
- a CDS encoding c-type cytochrome, with protein MRVRATISFVAAAALAANLVACDKKTEGGTPAPSASAGAEGPALGAEAQAGKTIYDTQCQACHSIGAGDRAGPDLKDVSKRRQKDWLVKWIKDPVGMAKDDAVGKELLAKYKTQMPPLNLTDKQMNDVLAYIDTISAAGGLQVKQEPPVELTGADFERAKGIFFQRCAGCHGTLRAGATGPNIQPERTRKLGTATIKNTLMNGLPGGMPPWGKIGVLNDEEMTLMANYVQMPPPEPPAMPLEKIKGTHKVLVPVDQRPKKPETKRKWENFFGVVLRDAGQVAIIDGDTKEKLVIIPTGYAVHILRASVSGRYFYAVGRDGRVSLIDLWTETPTLVAQVQGCMEARSVDGSKAKGWEDKLVIEGCYWPPQYVVYDGLTLEPKAVQSVLMDAVDKTPLKENRVAAIVASHHEPLWIANLKESGFIALIDYSKPDFPMVEKLATQRFLHDGGFDHTKRFIMMAANMKNEMVVVDTKEKKFVTKFETGNKPHPGRGANWEDPKFGWVNATTHIGEPKLTIYGADPVKHPEHAWKVVREVKVGGPGSLFVKTHPKSPWVWMDSPLANKEEETRQICVYSKKEGKIEKCWTPMERGRSVHFEYNKDGTEVWLSGWDKKGALIIYNDKDLKEIKRIEEDWLVTPTGKFNLYNTAHDVY; from the coding sequence ATGCGAGTTCGAGCAACCATCAGCTTCGTGGCAGCAGCGGCTCTCGCCGCCAACCTCGTGGCCTGTGACAAGAAGACCGAAGGCGGCACGCCCGCGCCGAGCGCCAGCGCCGGCGCAGAAGGGCCCGCCCTTGGCGCCGAGGCTCAGGCCGGCAAGACGATCTACGACACACAGTGCCAAGCCTGCCACAGCATCGGCGCCGGGGATCGCGCCGGCCCCGATCTGAAGGACGTGAGCAAGCGCCGCCAGAAGGACTGGCTGGTCAAGTGGATCAAGGACCCGGTCGGCATGGCCAAGGACGATGCGGTCGGGAAGGAGCTGCTCGCAAAGTACAAGACCCAGATGCCGCCGCTCAACCTGACCGACAAGCAGATGAACGACGTGCTCGCCTATATCGACACGATCAGCGCCGCGGGGGGTCTGCAGGTGAAACAGGAGCCTCCGGTCGAGCTCACCGGCGCGGACTTCGAGCGAGCCAAGGGCATCTTCTTCCAGCGCTGCGCGGGCTGCCACGGCACGCTGCGCGCGGGCGCCACGGGGCCGAACATCCAGCCCGAGCGCACCCGGAAGCTCGGCACCGCGACCATCAAGAACACACTCATGAACGGCCTGCCTGGCGGCATGCCGCCCTGGGGCAAGATCGGCGTCCTGAACGACGAAGAGATGACCTTGATGGCCAACTACGTCCAGATGCCGCCGCCCGAGCCCCCGGCGATGCCGCTCGAAAAGATCAAGGGCACCCACAAGGTGCTCGTGCCTGTGGACCAGCGCCCGAAGAAACCCGAGACCAAGCGCAAGTGGGAGAACTTCTTCGGGGTCGTGCTCCGTGACGCTGGCCAGGTCGCCATCATCGATGGCGACACCAAGGAGAAGCTGGTGATCATCCCGACGGGATACGCGGTGCACATTCTCCGTGCATCGGTCTCTGGTCGTTACTTCTACGCCGTGGGCCGCGACGGAAGGGTCAGCTTGATCGACCTCTGGACCGAGACTCCAACGCTGGTTGCCCAGGTCCAAGGCTGCATGGAAGCCCGCAGCGTCGATGGCAGCAAGGCCAAGGGCTGGGAAGACAAACTCGTCATCGAGGGCTGTTACTGGCCGCCCCAGTACGTCGTGTACGACGGGCTCACGCTCGAGCCGAAGGCGGTTCAGAGCGTGCTCATGGACGCCGTCGACAAGACGCCGCTCAAGGAGAATCGGGTGGCCGCGATCGTCGCCAGCCACCACGAGCCGCTCTGGATCGCCAACCTCAAGGAGTCCGGCTTCATCGCGCTGATCGACTACAGCAAGCCCGACTTTCCGATGGTCGAGAAGCTGGCTACGCAGCGCTTCCTCCACGACGGCGGGTTCGACCACACCAAGCGCTTCATCATGATGGCCGCCAACATGAAGAACGAGATGGTGGTGGTGGACACCAAGGAGAAGAAGTTCGTCACCAAGTTCGAGACCGGCAACAAGCCGCACCCGGGGCGCGGCGCGAACTGGGAGGATCCAAAGTTCGGCTGGGTCAACGCCACCACCCACATTGGCGAGCCCAAGCTGACCATCTACGGCGCGGATCCAGTGAAACACCCGGAGCATGCCTGGAAGGTGGTGCGTGAGGTCAAGGTTGGCGGCCCCGGCAGCCTCTTCGTCAAGACTCATCCCAAGAGCCCCTGGGTCTGGATGGACTCGCCGCTGGCGAACAAAGAAGAAGAGACCCGCCAGATCTGCGTCTACAGCAAGAAAGAGGGCAAGATCGAGAAGTGCTGGACCCCGATGGAACGGGGCCGGTCCGTGCACTTCGAGTACAACAAGGACGGCACCGAGGTGTGGCTGTCGGGTTGGGACAAGAAGGGCGCGCTCATCATCTACAACGACAAAGATCTCAAAGAGATCAAGCGCATCGAAGAGGACTGGCTGGTGACCCCCACCGGTAAGTTCAACCTGTACAACACCGCGCACGACGTCTACTGA
- a CDS encoding RidA family protein gives MTHVLVNPAALGAPKGYSNGVLTPAGGRLLFVAGQVGWDEKQAIVGPEFSAQFAQALTNVVSVVRAAGGEPAHVARMTLYVTDKDEYVAALSAVGAAYRSLMGRHYPAMTLVEVKALLEEGAKVEIEATAVLPA, from the coding sequence ATGACACATGTATTGGTGAATCCAGCGGCGCTCGGCGCCCCCAAGGGTTATTCGAACGGTGTGCTCACGCCGGCCGGCGGGCGACTGTTGTTCGTGGCCGGGCAGGTCGGTTGGGACGAAAAACAAGCGATTGTGGGGCCGGAGTTCAGCGCGCAGTTCGCCCAGGCGCTGACGAACGTCGTCAGCGTCGTGCGCGCCGCAGGTGGGGAGCCCGCCCACGTGGCTCGCATGACCCTCTACGTGACGGACAAAGACGAGTACGTCGCGGCTCTGTCGGCAGTCGGCGCCGCGTATCGCTCGCTCATGGGACGCCACTATCCCGCGATGACCTTGGTCGAGGTGAAGGCACTCTTGGAAGAGGGCGCCAAGGTCGAGATCGAGGCCACTGCCGTGTTACCCGCGTAG